The Hyalangium gracile genomic sequence CTTGTCCTCACCCGGAATCGAGGTGGGGTGCACCTGGATGAACTCGCCGTTGGCGTAGATGGCGCCCTCCATGTAGGCGCGACCCGCCGCGGTGCCCGTGTTGATGATGGAGTTCGTCGAGCGCCCGAAGACGATGCCCGGACCACCCGTGGCCAGGCACACCGCCTCGGCCGGGAACGTCCGGATCTCCATGGTGCGCAGGTCCAACGCCACGCTGCCGATGCAGCGGCCGTCCGAGTTCTTCACCGTCCCGAGCCACTCCCAGTACTCGTACTTGGTGACCTTGCCCTCGGACTCGTAGCGGCGCACCTGCTCGTCCAGCGCGTACAGGAGCTGCTGGCCGGTGGTGGCGCCCGCGAAGGCCGTGCGGTGGTGGAGCGTGCCGCCGAAGCGCCGGAAGTCCAGCAGGCCCTCGGAGGTGCGGTTGAACGTCACCCCCATGCGGTCCAGCATGTAGATGATGCCCGGGGCCGCGTAGCACATGCCCTTCACGGACACCTGCTCGGCCAGGAAGTCGCCGCCGCGCAGCGTGTCCTTCACGTGGATGTCCGGGTGGTCACCCTCGCCCTTGGTGTTCACCGCGCCGTTGATGCCGCCCTGGGCGCAGACCGAGTGAGAGCGCTTCACCGGAACGATCGAGAGGACATCGACCTGGTGGCCGGCCTCGGCCAGCTTGATGGTCGTCATCAACCCCGCCAGCCCACCACCCACCACTGTGAACCGCGCTGCTGCTGCCATGCATCGTCTCCTTCACTGCCAGGAGCCAGGGGGCCGCCGGCTCACCAGGAGCGGCGAGCGCACCACCCCGACCCCCGGTGCGGGTTCTTCAGGCTAGATAACTTGGCGGAATTCCGCCGCAATCTCGGAGGCACGCGCGATAAGCGCACGCCATTCCGGACATAAGGCCCGCCCTACCCAGGAAGTCCCGGGCGGGCAGGCCTCGGCTGCTGGACTACAGCTTCACGCTGTCGACCGTCTTCTTCACGGACTGGAAGGACTTCTCCAGGCCCGCCTTCTCCGTGTCATCCAGCTGCACGGTGATGACCTTCTCCACGCCGCCCGCGCCGATCTGCAGCGGAGCGCCGAAGAAGTAGCCGTTGATGCCGTACTGGCCCTCGAGCAGGGCGGCGCCCGGCAGGACGCGCTTGCGGTCCAGCAGGAAGCTCTCCGCCATGGCGATGGAGCTGGCCGCCGGGCCGAAGTAGGCGCTGCCCGTCTTGTAGAGCGCCACCAGCTCGGCGCCGCCCTCGCGGGTGCGCTTGACGATGGCCTCCAGCTTGTCCTTGGCGATGAGCTCGGTGAGGGGCACGCCGCCCACGGTGCTGTGGCGCACCAGGGGCACCATGTCGTCACCGTGGCCGCCGAGCACCAGGGCCTCCACGTCACGGATGGAGCAGTTGAGCGCCTCGGCGACGAAGCACTTGAAGCGGCTGGTGTCCAGCACGCCGGCCATGCCCACCACCATGTGCTTGGGCAGCTCGGCGATCTTGTAGAGCGCGAACACCATCGCGTCGAGCGGGTTGGCCACGTTGATCACGAAGGCGTTGGGGGCGTGCTGCTTGATGTTGGCCGCCACGTCCTTCATGATCTTCAGGTTGATGTCGAGCAGGTCCTCGCGGCTCATGCCCGGCTTGCGGGGCACGCCGGCCGTGATGATGATCACGTCCGAGCCCGCCACGTCCTTCCAGTCCGTGGAGCCGGTGACGCGGCAGTCATAGCCGTCCACCGCGGACAGCTGGTTGATGTCCAGCGCCTTGCCCTTGACCAGGCCCTCCTGCTGGGGGATGTCGTAGAGCACCACGTCGCCCAGGTTCTTCTGCACGGCGAGCAGGGCCAGGTTGCCGCCGATCTGGCCACCGCCGATGAGACCAATCTTCTTCTTGCGCGTCTGAGCCATTTGAGTCGTCTCCCGAATCACTACATGTTCTTGATGATGGCCTGACCGAACTCGGAGCACTTCACCTCGGTCACGCTGCCCTGGTTCTCCAGCTTCATCAGGCGGGCGAAGTCGTAGGTGACGGTCTTCTGGGCAATGGCCTTGTCCATGCCCTGGATGATGAGGTCCGCCGCCTCGTTCCAGCCCAGGTGGCGGAACATCATCTCACCCGAGAGGATCACCGAGCCCGGGTTCACCTTGTCCTGGTCCGCGTACTTGGGCGCCGTGCCGTGAGTGGCCTCGAAGACGGCGTGGCCGGACACGTAGTTGATGTTGCCGCCCGGCGCGATGCCGATGCCGCCCACCTGCGCCGCCAGCGCGTCCGACAGGTAGTCGCCGTTGAGGTTCAGCGTGGCGATCACGTCGAACTCGTCCGGACGCGTGAGCACCTGCTGCAGGGTGATGTCCGCGATGGAGTCCTTGATGAGGATCTTCCCACCGGCCAGCGCGGCCTTCTGCTCGGCGTTGGCGGCCTCCTCACCCTTGGCGGCCTTGGTGGCCTCCCACTGATCCCAGGTGTAGACCTTGTTGCCGAACTCGCGAGCCGCCAGGTCGTAGCCCCACTTGCGGAAGGCGCCCTCGGTGAACTTCATGATGTTGCCCTTGTGGACGAACGTCACGCTCTTGCGCTTCTGGTCCACGGCGTACTGGATGGCGGCGCGGATGAGCCGCTCGCTGCCCTCCTGCGACACGGGCTTGATGCCGATGCCCACGTTCTTCGGGAACCGGATCTTCTTGAAGTCCTTCTCGTACTCCTTCTGCAGCAGGCCCAGGAACTTGTCGGCCGCCGGGGTGCCCGCCTCGAACTCGATGCCGGCGTAGATGTCCTCCGTGTTCTCACGGAAGATCACCATGTCCACCTTCTCGGGCGCCTTCACGGGGCTGGGCACGCCCTTGAAGTAGCGGACCGGACGCAGGCACACGTACAGGTCCAGCAGCTGGCGCAGCGCCACGTTGAGCGAGCGGATGCCGCCACCCACCGGCGTGGTCAGCGGGCCCTTGATGCCCACCAGGTACTCGCGGAACGCCTCGACGGTGGCGTCCGGCAGCCAGTTGTTCACCTGCTTGAAGGCCTTCTCGCCGGCCAGCACCTCGTACCAGGCGATCTTCTTCTTGCCCTTGTAGGCCTTCTCCACCGCCGCGTCGAAGACGGCCTGCGAGGCACGCCAGATGTCTCGGCCCGTTCCGTCTCCCTCGATGTAGGGGAGGATCGGGTTGTCCGGCACGTTCAGCTTGCCGTTCTGAAGGGTGATCTTCTGGCCAGACGGAGGCGCCATCTTGGAGAGCTCCTGGATAGGTGTGACCGTGTATGCAGGGGGGCGGATAGTCCGGAACCCGCCCCCTCCAGTCAAGCTGTTTGGCCGCTGACCAGACGGCTCTGGCTTATCGAAGCCAGAGCCCTGACGCAGGTTGACCGGGTCCCCCCGGGCCGGCCGTGGTTTCATGCCGCCGGGAGGATGGTTCATGACACGTACGGCTTCGAAGGCGCTGTTCCTGGCTCTGGCGATGGCTCTCGGGGCGCTGCCCACCTCGAGCGAGGCCCTCTCGCCCGCCATCCCGGATGAGACGTTGATCCGCCAGCTCATCGATCAGCAGACCCGCGCCTGGAACGACCATGACGCGACGGCCTGGAGCAAGGACTTCGCCCCGGACGCGGACTTCGTGAACATCGTCGGGACCGTCTTCTCGGGACGGGCAGAGATCGAGAAGCGTCACGCGGGCATCTTCGCCAGCATCTTCAAGACCAGTCAGTCGCGGGTGACGGTGCGCCGGCTCGTGTTCGTGGGGCCCGACGTCGCCGTGGTCGACATGGACCACGAGGTGACCGGGCACAGCGGGCTGCCTCCCGGCGTGCAGAACACGGATGAGTCCGGAGTGCTGCGTACCCGGATGAAGTACGTGCTGCGCAAGAGCGACGGGAAGTGGCAGATCGTCTCGGGACAGAACACGGACGTGAAGCCCGCTCCCAAGAGCCCGAAGAAGTAGCCGCCCGGCACCGCGACGCGTCATGGGCCGTGCCGAGGATGCGTTCGATTGCCTGCAGGGAGAACGTCCGGAAGACGTCAGGCCCCCCGTGTATCAACGCGAGGCGTCGTGATTTCTGGAGATCCCTGAATCATCATGCCGCGCTCACGTGTTCTCAAACGGGGGTGCTGTCCCATGGAATGGCTCGAGTTCAATCGGTGGTCACAGGAAGTGCAGAAGCGCCTCGCGGCCCAGGCCGCTCGCCTGCACGAAGTCTCGCAGCACCTGCCCACGCCGCACGTCACCGCGGCGCAGGCCTACCACCTGCAGTCCATGCTGCGGCGGCACTCGCCCACCAATCCCTGGGGACACCCGTCCGCCGAGTGCTGAGTCGTGGCACCCCAGCGCGCCTCAGCCGTTCGTGGCGCGCTGCCGGAGCACCGTGCGCTCCACCTTGCCCATCGCGTTGCGGGGCAGTGCATCGATCGCCAGGAAGCGCGCGGGGACCTTGAAGCCCGCGAGTGAGCGCCGGCACCAGCCGTCGAGATCCGCCGGGAATGCGTGCCCGGCACGGAGCGCGACGAAGGCCACGGGCACCTCGCCCCAGCGCGCGTCCGCCACTCCCACCACCGCGACCTCCTGCACCGCCGGGTGCGCGGCAATCACCGTCTCGATCTCCATCGGGTAGAGGTTCTCCCCTCCCCGGAGGATGAGGTCCGTGCGGCGGGAGAGCACCGTCAGGCGCCCGCGCTCGTCCAGCATCCCCACATCCCGGGTGCGCAGCCAGCCGTCCCGGAACGCCTCGCGCGTTGCCTCCGGGCGGTTCAGGTAGCCCGCCATCACCGTGGGGCCGTGAACTTCGATGTCCCCTTCCCTCCCTGTTCCCAGTACTTCTCCCTCGGGACCGACGATGCGCACCGACAGGCCGGGCAGCGGTGGGCCCGCCGTGCGCCCGTCGGCCTCGGAAGGACGCTCGGTCGTCACCTGGGAGCAGGCCTCCGTCAGCCCGTAGGTCTGCAGTGCCAGCAGCCTCGCCGCGCGGGCCCGCTCCAGCAGCGGCGTTGGCACCGGGCCTCCGCCAATCAGTGCCAGTCGGAAGGACTCGGGAAGCGGTCGGTCCTGGCGATCCTCGAGGACCCGCTCCAGCGTGGTGGCCACGAAGCTGGCATGCGTGGCGCCCTCGGCGTCGATGGCCCGGTTCACGGCCGTCGCGTCGAAGCGGTCGTGCAGCAGCAGGCAGCCTCCGTCGTAGGCGCAGCGCGTGAGCATCGCCAGGCCTCCGACGTGGAAGAGCGGCAGCGTGCCCAGCCAGCGTGGCGCGGGGTGGGCTCCCAGGTTCGCCGCCGAACAGCGAGCGGACGCGCGAAAGTTTCCCTCCGTGAGCACGGCCCCCTTGGGGCGTCCCGTCGTCCCGGAGGTGAAGAGCACCACACGCGGAGCCGAGTCCTCCAGCGGCTCGCACGTTGGCGAGGGTTCACGCACGGACTCCGCCCAGGTCTCCAGGGGCTCGGCACCGGGGAGCCGCTCCTTCAGCGAGCTCAACGCCAGCGTCAGACGTGGAGAGATGTCCTCGATCAGCGGCGCGAGCTCCGCGGCGGTCAGCCGGGCATTGAGCGGCGCGAGCAGCGCTCCCAGCCTGCCGAGGGCGAAGAACAGGAACACGCAGCTCGCGTGATTGCTCGAGAGCAGGGCGACTCGATCCCCCGCTCCGATGCCGCGAGCCTGGAGCGCGGCCACCCAGCGACCGATCTCCGCGTCCAGCGTCCGGTACGTCCAGCTTCGGCCGGCGAAGGTCAGGGCCTCGGTGTCGGGCCAGCGCGAGGCGCCTTCGCGGACGGGACAGCTTCCCTTCATCTCGGAAGCCCAAGCCCGGGCGCGTCCGGCAGTTGGATGCGGCCTCCCACGGGGCGGTAGAGCGCCTCCGCCGGATCCTCCGCCTTGAAGAGCTTCCCCACCCCGAGCCCCGCGGCGAGCTTCCCTGACGGCAGCGCCGCCGCCAGGTGGGCCGCGCCCGCGCGCGAGACGATCCCATCGAGCGAGCTCGTCACGAACGCCTCCAGGCCTCGCTGGTGCGCCTGGCGGGCGAACATCAGCGCGGGCAGCAGCCCTCCGAGCACCATCGGCTTGAGGACGAAGGCCCTGGCGGCCGGCATCCGCTCCTCGGAACCTCCCAGCAGGACGGGGATGGCCTCCGGATTCGCGAGCGCCTCATCGGCGGCAAGGGGGAACGGGGCGCGCCGCTGCAGCCGCCACAGCGCTCGCAGATCCCCCGGCGCGACGGGCTGCTCGCACAGCTCGAGCCCGTACCAGCCCAGCCGATCCACCGCGAGCAGGGCCTCCTGCTCCGACCATCCACCGTTGGCGTCCACCCGGATGTTCACCTCGGGGCCCACGGCCTCGCGGACCGCACGAAGGCGCGCCTCGTCCTCATCGAGCGGCCGGCCCGCCACCTTCAGCTTGAGCGTCCGATAGCCCTCGGCCACGGCCTTGCGGGCCTCTTCGGCCAGCTCCCGCGGGTCCTCCGCCGTGAGCAGCGCGTTGACCTGGACCTCCGAGCGCGCGGCCCGGTTGAGCAGCCGGCTCAGCGGAATCTCCCGGCGCTGCGCGAGCAGATCCAGCAGCGCCAGCTCCACCGCGTGATCCGCCGCCGGAGCCTCCGGGAGATCGTCCTCCACGCGCAGGCAGACGCCCCGCCACTGCGACGGCTCTCCCCGGGGAACGGCGAAGGCATCCTCGATGGCGTCCAGGCTGTCGCTGAGCACCTGATCCCTGAGCGCCTTGAGGTGGCTGCGTATCACCTGCTCGCTCGTCTCGAGCGACTCGGTGCCGAACTCCGGCAGAGGCATCGCCTCGCCCAGCCCCACCCGCCCCTCTTCGTCCACGAGCTTGACGAGGAAGCCCTGCCGCTCCGTGTAGGTGGCTCGAGCCGTCTTGAGTGGACGGATGAGTTCCAGCCTCGACGGCGTCAGCCTCGTCTCGGTGATGTGCATCCGCTACTCACCTCAGGTAGAGACCCAAGGCGAAGAGTAGCCCGAACACGAGCTGAAGGCGCGCCGTTCCCCCGAGCGCCGCGTTCAGCGCCGCCCCCTCGGCCCTCAGCACGAGTTTCAACGGACCCACCCCCAGCGGAGCACTGAGGAGTGCGAGAAACACCCACGCGCTGGCCAGCCCGAGCCCGAAGAGGATGAACGGGGTGGCGAACGAGGCGGCCAGCAGCACCAGGTACTCCACCTTCCCCGCCCGGGTGCCCAGGCGCACGATCAGGGTGCGCTTGTTGGCCTTCACGTCCGTGTGCGCGTC encodes the following:
- the menE gene encoding o-succinylbenzoate--CoA ligase yields the protein MKGSCPVREGASRWPDTEALTFAGRSWTYRTLDAEIGRWVAALQARGIGAGDRVALLSSNHASCVFLFFALGRLGALLAPLNARLTAAELAPLIEDISPRLTLALSSLKERLPGAEPLETWAESVREPSPTCEPLEDSAPRVVLFTSGTTGRPKGAVLTEGNFRASARCSAANLGAHPAPRWLGTLPLFHVGGLAMLTRCAYDGGCLLLHDRFDATAVNRAIDAEGATHASFVATTLERVLEDRQDRPLPESFRLALIGGGPVPTPLLERARAARLLALQTYGLTEACSQVTTERPSEADGRTAGPPLPGLSVRIVGPEGEVLGTGREGDIEVHGPTVMAGYLNRPEATREAFRDGWLRTRDVGMLDERGRLTVLSRRTDLILRGGENLYPMEIETVIAAHPAVQEVAVVGVADARWGEVPVAFVALRAGHAFPADLDGWCRRSLAGFKVPARFLAIDALPRNAMGKVERTVLRQRATNG
- the icd gene encoding NADP-dependent isocitrate dehydrogenase, with translation MAPPSGQKITLQNGKLNVPDNPILPYIEGDGTGRDIWRASQAVFDAAVEKAYKGKKKIAWYEVLAGEKAFKQVNNWLPDATVEAFREYLVGIKGPLTTPVGGGIRSLNVALRQLLDLYVCLRPVRYFKGVPSPVKAPEKVDMVIFRENTEDIYAGIEFEAGTPAADKFLGLLQKEYEKDFKKIRFPKNVGIGIKPVSQEGSERLIRAAIQYAVDQKRKSVTFVHKGNIMKFTEGAFRKWGYDLAAREFGNKVYTWDQWEATKAAKGEEAANAEQKAALAGGKILIKDSIADITLQQVLTRPDEFDVIATLNLNGDYLSDALAAQVGGIGIAPGGNINYVSGHAVFEATHGTAPKYADQDKVNPGSVILSGEMMFRHLGWNEAADLIIQGMDKAIAQKTVTYDFARLMKLENQGSVTEVKCSEFGQAIIKNM
- the menC gene encoding o-succinylbenzoate synthase translates to MHITETRLTPSRLELIRPLKTARATYTERQGFLVKLVDEEGRVGLGEAMPLPEFGTESLETSEQVIRSHLKALRDQVLSDSLDAIEDAFAVPRGEPSQWRGVCLRVEDDLPEAPAADHAVELALLDLLAQRREIPLSRLLNRAARSEVQVNALLTAEDPRELAEEARKAVAEGYRTLKLKVAGRPLDEDEARLRAVREAVGPEVNIRVDANGGWSEQEALLAVDRLGWYGLELCEQPVAPGDLRALWRLQRRAPFPLAADEALANPEAIPVLLGGSEERMPAARAFVLKPMVLGGLLPALMFARQAHQRGLEAFVTSSLDGIVSRAGAAHLAAALPSGKLAAGLGVGKLFKAEDPAEALYRPVGGRIQLPDAPGLGLPR
- a CDS encoding SgcJ/EcaC family oxidoreductase — encoded protein: MTRTASKALFLALAMALGALPTSSEALSPAIPDETLIRQLIDQQTRAWNDHDATAWSKDFAPDADFVNIVGTVFSGRAEIEKRHAGIFASIFKTSQSRVTVRRLVFVGPDVAVVDMDHEVTGHSGLPPGVQNTDESGVLRTRMKYVLRKSDGKWQIVSGQNTDVKPAPKSPKK
- the mdh gene encoding malate dehydrogenase produces the protein MAQTRKKKIGLIGGGQIGGNLALLAVQKNLGDVVLYDIPQQEGLVKGKALDINQLSAVDGYDCRVTGSTDWKDVAGSDVIIITAGVPRKPGMSREDLLDINLKIMKDVAANIKQHAPNAFVINVANPLDAMVFALYKIAELPKHMVVGMAGVLDTSRFKCFVAEALNCSIRDVEALVLGGHGDDMVPLVRHSTVGGVPLTELIAKDKLEAIVKRTREGGAELVALYKTGSAYFGPAASSIAMAESFLLDRKRVLPGAALLEGQYGINGYFFGAPLQIGAGGVEKVITVQLDDTEKAGLEKSFQSVKKTVDSVKL